From a single Salinirussus salinus genomic region:
- a CDS encoding ATP-binding protein: MTFYDRGDELDGLETAFESQGHDLYVVYGRRRVGKTELTKEFCGDRPHIYFLAAQETEHRQREKFVEKVAEYFDDRVPRIDGWDDAFDYLGEKLATEQLVVAIDEFPYLVEENDSIPSYLQSFVDKQLQGTDSILILCGSSVSTMESEVLGHESPLYGRRTGQIDVQPFAFQQARDVIAYDLEEAIRSYAVTGGTPMYLTLFDYELPLKKNIQAQILSPTAVLYNEPEFLLRTELRSPARYMSILEAIATGHTTPNEISGATSIDAGPLSKYLQTLRRLRLIGREVPVTASAKQSKRSRYQVADEFLRFWFRFVEPNRSSIEEAPAVVYEGTIEPNLPDHVATTFEDVCQEAIWEKIRHGELGPYSEVGRWWYGEDEIDIVGLAPDADRILFAECKWTSEPVGHALVSQLREKAERVRWGPDARDEEFALFSKSGFVDGLADDVSDSWSLLGLNEMDVIL; the protein is encoded by the coding sequence ATGACCTTCTACGACCGGGGAGACGAACTCGATGGGCTCGAAACGGCGTTCGAGTCACAGGGCCACGACCTCTACGTCGTCTACGGGCGACGTCGCGTCGGGAAAACCGAACTTACCAAGGAATTTTGTGGGGATCGGCCACATATCTACTTCCTGGCTGCCCAGGAGACTGAACACCGACAGCGCGAGAAGTTCGTCGAGAAAGTTGCCGAGTACTTCGACGACCGTGTTCCACGCATCGACGGCTGGGACGACGCCTTCGACTACCTCGGCGAAAAGCTCGCGACCGAACAACTCGTCGTCGCTATCGACGAATTTCCCTACCTAGTGGAGGAAAACGATTCGATTCCATCATATCTCCAATCATTCGTCGATAAGCAACTTCAGGGGACGGACTCGATCCTTATACTGTGTGGGTCCAGCGTGAGTACGATGGAATCCGAGGTGCTCGGTCACGAAAGCCCGTTGTACGGCCGTCGCACGGGACAGATCGATGTGCAGCCGTTTGCCTTCCAGCAGGCCCGTGACGTCATCGCATACGACCTTGAGGAAGCAATTCGGTCGTATGCCGTCACCGGTGGCACCCCGATGTATCTCACCCTCTTCGACTACGAACTCCCTCTCAAGAAGAACATCCAGGCACAGATTCTCTCGCCGACGGCCGTCCTCTACAACGAACCGGAGTTCCTGCTCCGCACTGAACTCCGGAGCCCCGCACGGTACATGAGTATTCTCGAGGCAATCGCAACGGGGCACACGACGCCCAACGAAATCTCGGGAGCGACCAGTATCGACGCCGGCCCGCTGTCGAAGTACCTTCAGACCCTTCGGCGCCTCCGGCTTATCGGCCGCGAGGTCCCCGTAACCGCGTCAGCCAAGCAATCCAAACGGTCGCGGTATCAAGTCGCCGACGAGTTCCTCCGATTTTGGTTTCGGTTCGTCGAACCCAATCGTTCCAGTATCGAAGAGGCGCCCGCTGTCGTCTACGAGGGAACGATCGAGCCGAACCTCCCCGACCACGTTGCAACGACGTTCGAGGATGTCTGTCAGGAGGCTATATGGGAAAAGATTCGACATGGCGAACTCGGGCCATATTCCGAGGTCGGGCGGTGGTGGTACGGGGAAGACGAGATCGACATCGTCGGGCTCGCCCCGGATGCTGACCGGATTCTGTTTGCTGAATGCAAGTGGACAAGTGAGCCAGTCGGTCACGCGCTCGTGTCACAGCTACGCGAGAAAGCTGAGCGGGTTCGTTGGGGACCAGACGCACGAGACGAAGAATTCGCGCTGTTCTCGAAGAGTGGATTCGTTGACGGACTGGCTGACGACGTAAGCGACAGCTGGTCACTGCTTGGACTGAACGAGATGGACGTCATCCTCTAG
- a CDS encoding DUF7509 family protein: MTTGITRERIADRLGHVKYDRFLFYLMGPYKSFNLNYVLSEEERRGIDVEDLPGPLRQLFKNKDDVNAAKALLRRIQGKLRTEPGVNAFLALDVDIDTDDVDAVTQSIKYARCSNATAFVVPFLGHNFGVGEEAGSILENIADTHGERLLFVHEDDVTSAMIRSAPVRWDLRVETYENEGELVSKLRRFAGGIMHRERRGELGHPE, encoded by the coding sequence ATGACAACTGGCATCACACGCGAGAGGATCGCCGACCGGCTCGGGCACGTGAAATATGACCGGTTTCTGTTCTACCTGATGGGGCCGTACAAGTCGTTCAATCTCAATTATGTGCTCAGTGAGGAGGAACGTCGTGGGATCGATGTTGAGGATTTACCCGGTCCATTACGCCAGCTGTTCAAGAATAAAGATGACGTGAATGCCGCGAAAGCACTCTTGCGACGGATCCAAGGCAAGCTTCGCACCGAGCCAGGAGTGAACGCGTTTCTTGCGCTGGACGTTGATATCGATACAGACGATGTGGATGCCGTGACACAGAGTATCAAGTACGCACGGTGTAGCAATGCAACCGCGTTCGTTGTCCCCTTTCTCGGGCACAACTTTGGCGTCGGAGAAGAAGCCGGCAGCATCCTCGAAAATATCGCGGACACACACGGCGAACGGTTGCTTTTCGTCCACGAAGATGACGTGACGAGTGCGATGATCCGGTCGGCGCCAGTCAGATGGGATCTGCGGGTCGAAACCTACGAGAACGAAGGCGAACTTGTCTCGAAACTTCGCCGGTTCGCTGGTGGGATCATGCATCGCGAACGACGTGGGGAGCTCGGCCACCCGGAGTGA
- a CDS encoding RNA-guided endonuclease InsQ/TnpB family protein — MDVRRTAVVKLAVSDEQRDALHRTADQYLYCAKRTADYCWSNTSYTECKTNKRQVRDALYPELREETDLQAQLVQAAIRRAVEAVKACVGRWKKGQRVSCPTFTAETLDYDTRSATFFRNKVSLATVEGRVEPSFVLPADSPTPYEQYVLSEDYEFRESTLRYDAATDEFYLHISTRRCESDGDDAEGSADTGHPDQTVLGIDLGVTSLAVSSTGRFWQGDDYDHWCREFEKRRGEMQQCGTQASHNALLRLGKREEAWCKQYIHTVANELVTEAVEHDCDVIAFEDLTDIRERLPHANWHHIWAFRRLFEYVSYKAPERSISVEQVEPAHTSQRCSRTDCGFTHEDNRHGERFECQKCGYEVNADYNGAKNIGLRYARKRTHRLRSSPTSGSGDAPVDVRVNGGTLNGESHRPIAGD; from the coding sequence ATGGACGTGCGTCGAACCGCCGTCGTGAAACTCGCTGTTTCCGACGAGCAACGCGACGCACTCCACCGAACCGCTGACCAATACCTGTACTGCGCGAAGCGAACCGCCGACTACTGCTGGTCCAACACCTCCTACACCGAGTGCAAGACCAACAAACGGCAGGTTCGAGACGCGCTCTACCCCGAACTTCGAGAGGAGACGGACCTACAGGCACAACTCGTCCAAGCCGCGATTCGCCGCGCCGTCGAAGCCGTCAAAGCGTGTGTCGGCCGCTGGAAGAAGGGACAGCGCGTCTCTTGTCCCACGTTCACCGCCGAAACGCTGGACTACGACACGCGGAGCGCGACATTCTTCCGCAACAAGGTGTCGCTGGCAACCGTTGAAGGCCGGGTCGAACCCTCGTTCGTTCTCCCGGCAGACAGTCCAACACCATACGAACAGTACGTACTCTCCGAAGACTACGAGTTCCGTGAGAGTACGCTTCGATACGACGCAGCAACCGACGAGTTTTACCTTCACATCTCGACGCGGCGGTGTGAGTCGGACGGCGACGACGCAGAGGGGTCGGCAGATACCGGGCACCCCGACCAGACGGTCCTCGGTATCGACCTCGGCGTCACCAGCCTTGCCGTCTCCTCAACAGGACGCTTCTGGCAAGGAGACGACTACGATCACTGGTGCCGCGAGTTCGAAAAACGACGAGGTGAGATGCAACAGTGCGGGACACAAGCGTCTCATAACGCCTTGCTTCGACTCGGCAAACGCGAAGAAGCATGGTGCAAACAGTACATCCACACCGTCGCCAACGAACTCGTCACGGAAGCCGTCGAACACGACTGCGACGTAATCGCGTTCGAGGACTTGACCGACATACGCGAGCGACTTCCACACGCGAACTGGCACCACATATGGGCGTTCCGACGCCTGTTCGAGTACGTCTCCTATAAAGCACCTGAACGGAGTATCTCCGTGGAGCAAGTTGAACCTGCCCACACGTCCCAACGCTGTTCTCGGACGGACTGTGGGTTCACGCACGAGGACAACCGCCACGGCGAACGCTTCGAGTGCCAGAAGTGCGGGTATGAGGTGAACGCGGACTACAACGGCGCGAAGAACATCGGGCTACGGTACGCCCGGAAGCGAACACATAGACTCCGGTCCTCGCCCACGTCGGGGAGCGGAGACGCACCAGTAGACGTGCGTGTGAATGGTGGGACGTTGAACGGCGAGAGTCACCGGCCTATTGCTGGCGACTGA
- a CDS encoding ribbon-helix-helix domain-containing protein translates to MKYANVSVKFPQELDTELERFLEETGVYTNKSEFIKEAVRSHLRDLNREPAISALRLEQFLAQAEQDSLSDEDLHARLADLQQHVDHAELADAVETARESTADEYSEQA, encoded by the coding sequence ATGAAGTACGCGAATGTCAGCGTGAAGTTCCCCCAAGAACTCGATACCGAGCTTGAACGGTTCCTCGAGGAGACCGGCGTCTACACCAATAAAAGCGAGTTCATCAAAGAAGCAGTCCGCAGCCACCTCAGGGACTTGAACCGCGAACCCGCAATCTCGGCGCTTCGCCTCGAACAGTTCTTAGCGCAAGCCGAACAGGATTCTCTCTCCGACGAGGACCTCCACGCCCGACTCGCTGACCTCCAGCAGCACGTCGACCACGCCGAGTTGGCAGACGCCGTCGAGACAGCGCGCGAATCGACTGCTGACGAGTACAGTGAGCAGGCGTGA
- a CDS encoding winged helix-turn-helix domain-containing protein: MATDHTRTVGDDAPDDPADLLPKESVLSLDEYLAMHAAVGHRTRYEVLYRLVHSGELSPKELENAIGIDDSTLHYHLNELVDVGLIEKRQRTERGQDGLYTYYRATVFGEVVLTDGVDELIRGEQSFEALYDSTSGRTSERE; the protein is encoded by the coding sequence ATGGCGACGGATCACACGCGGACAGTCGGTGACGATGCCCCAGACGATCCGGCAGACTTGCTGCCCAAAGAGAGCGTTCTCAGCCTCGATGAGTACCTCGCAATGCACGCCGCTGTCGGGCACCGGACCCGCTACGAGGTCCTCTACCGACTCGTCCACAGCGGCGAGCTGAGCCCGAAAGAACTTGAGAACGCGATCGGGATCGACGACAGCACACTCCACTACCACCTCAACGAGCTCGTCGATGTCGGCCTCATCGAGAAGCGCCAGCGGACAGAGCGCGGACAGGACGGGCTGTACACCTATTACCGGGCGACAGTGTTCGGGGAAGTGGTGCTCACCGACGGTGTCGATGAGCTAATCCGCGGTGAGCAATCCTTCGAAGCGTTGTACGACAGTACAAGCGGGCGAACTAGCGAGAGAGAGTAG
- a CDS encoding transcription initiation factor IIB: protein MNGYDESSGKTITATECPECPGELATEGGETACRDCGLVVDQYRIDHGPERRGFDDPGESTERTGAPLTLARHDRGLSTTIGYKRDGKGNSLSGAKRRRVNRWRREHKRGMYQSKAERNLAHACGELSRLTSALDLPNASREKAAAIYREAQDRDLIQGRAIETMAAGSLYAACRVRGHPRTAAEVAAVAACDRAKVELGYGVLNRELGLETTIVRPQEYIPALASQCGVADRVQHRALELAHLAERTGIANGRGPTGVAAACLYLAGREYEAEYTQAELAEAADVSTATIRERFRELREQSS, encoded by the coding sequence GTGAACGGCTACGACGAATCGAGCGGGAAGACAATCACGGCAACGGAGTGCCCCGAGTGTCCGGGCGAGCTCGCGACCGAAGGCGGCGAGACTGCCTGTAGGGACTGTGGACTCGTCGTCGACCAGTACCGGATCGACCACGGCCCCGAGCGGCGTGGCTTCGACGACCCGGGCGAATCCACGGAGCGGACGGGCGCCCCACTCACGCTGGCCAGGCACGACCGCGGGCTCAGTACGACGATCGGTTACAAGCGCGACGGGAAGGGCAACAGCCTCTCCGGTGCGAAACGGCGTCGGGTCAATCGGTGGCGGCGCGAACACAAGCGAGGCATGTACCAGAGCAAGGCTGAGCGGAATCTCGCACACGCCTGCGGCGAGCTTTCGCGACTAACGAGCGCGCTCGACCTCCCGAACGCGAGCCGGGAGAAGGCTGCAGCCATTTACCGGGAGGCACAGGACAGGGATCTCATCCAAGGAAGAGCCATCGAAACCATGGCGGCGGGCAGCCTGTACGCGGCCTGTCGGGTGCGGGGTCATCCCCGGACGGCCGCAGAGGTCGCTGCGGTCGCTGCGTGCGACCGGGCCAAGGTCGAACTCGGCTACGGTGTCCTGAACAGAGAACTCGGTCTGGAGACAACGATCGTCAGGCCACAAGAGTACATCCCAGCACTGGCCTCACAGTGTGGGGTCGCTGACCGCGTCCAGCACCGGGCACTCGAGCTTGCACACCTCGCCGAGAGGACGGGCATCGCCAACGGGCGCGGCCCGACTGGCGTCGCGGCTGCCTGTCTGTATCTTGCCGGACGGGAATACGAGGCCGAGTACACCCAGGCTGAACTCGCCGAGGCGGCAGATGTCTCGACGGCGACGATCAGAGAGCGGTTCCGGGAACTTCGCGAGCAGTCCTCGTAG
- a CDS encoding type IV toxin-antitoxin system AbiEi family antitoxin domain-containing protein, with the protein MSAIKQSQNIRQGLSTRESRLLARLAGAGHQIISIDDIETTLEVPPNTAREIASRLTEKGWLDRLFPGTYLIIPLTAGGAAVYTTHEYLIAAHVAEPMYIGYYSALSHHGLTEQVPRTVYVVTPTRAQSREIHGVPYRVTTITERKFFGFEPTSIEGTTVQISDLEKTLVDCADHPEFCGGLRELAPAMRTADERGCDWVTVGEYLKRLDNGAATKRIVYLAEQLGIDLPARKELVASFTSGYSLLDPTRPDTGSTDSTYRLRINVEPAMLEPTES; encoded by the coding sequence ATGAGTGCCATAAAACAATCGCAAAATATACGCCAGGGCCTCTCGACTCGAGAAAGTCGACTCCTTGCACGACTCGCTGGCGCGGGTCACCAGATCATCTCCATCGACGACATCGAGACGACGCTGGAGGTCCCCCCAAACACCGCCCGCGAGATTGCCTCCCGGCTCACCGAGAAGGGCTGGCTCGACCGGCTCTTCCCGGGCACATATCTCATCATTCCACTCACTGCCGGCGGGGCAGCCGTGTACACAACCCACGAGTACCTCATCGCGGCCCACGTCGCCGAGCCGATGTATATCGGCTACTACAGCGCCCTCAGCCACCACGGGCTGACTGAACAGGTCCCCCGGACAGTGTACGTCGTCACGCCGACCCGAGCGCAAAGCCGAGAGATCCACGGCGTCCCGTACCGCGTCACGACAATCACCGAGCGGAAATTCTTCGGCTTTGAGCCGACATCGATCGAGGGCACGACCGTGCAGATCAGCGACCTGGAGAAGACGCTGGTCGACTGTGCGGACCACCCCGAGTTCTGTGGTGGCCTTCGGGAACTCGCACCCGCGATGCGCACCGCCGACGAACGGGGTTGCGACTGGGTCACTGTCGGCGAGTACCTCAAACGCCTCGATAACGGCGCTGCGACCAAACGGATCGTCTACCTCGCCGAACAGCTCGGCATCGACCTCCCCGCCCGCAAGGAACTCGTCGCCTCGTTCACAAGTGGCTACTCGCTGCTGGACCCCACGCGGCCCGACACCGGATCGACCGACAGCACGTATCGCCTCCGGATCAACGTCGAACCAGCCATGCTGGAGCCGACGGAGTCCTGA
- a CDS encoding DUF7342 family protein — MDLTDIPDDAYAGDEQAPDLDELEPPGALFTEGPVRERLLDVITGIRDPTKVAEIAELADCDTETARDYLEWFDEMGLVRRHGGRPVQYERNDTYFEWRRVERIRQEYTDEEIVDALSDTFEQIEAYREQFDTDSPNSVSLVEASQEIPTEEAWEALSEWETLERRARVLDAARRDHPSLGDKPDLVDV; from the coding sequence ATGGATCTCACAGATATTCCCGACGACGCATATGCAGGCGATGAGCAGGCGCCTGACCTTGACGAACTGGAGCCTCCCGGGGCGCTCTTCACTGAGGGGCCTGTCCGCGAACGACTCCTCGATGTGATCACGGGGATACGGGACCCAACAAAAGTCGCAGAAATCGCCGAGCTTGCCGATTGTGATACCGAAACAGCACGGGATTATCTTGAATGGTTCGACGAGATGGGGCTTGTCAGACGTCACGGTGGTCGCCCCGTGCAATACGAGCGCAACGACACGTACTTCGAGTGGCGACGCGTTGAGCGTATCCGCCAGGAATACACCGACGAAGAGATCGTCGACGCACTTTCAGACACATTTGAGCAGATCGAGGCGTATCGAGAACAGTTCGATACGGACAGCCCCAATTCTGTCTCGCTCGTCGAAGCAAGTCAAGAGATACCGACTGAGGAAGCCTGGGAGGCACTCTCCGAGTGGGAAACACTCGAACGAAGAGCCCGAGTACTTGACGCGGCGCGTCGTGACCATCCCTCTCTCGGGGACAAGCCTGACCTCGTCGATGTCTAA
- a CDS encoding helix-turn-helix domain-containing protein, with protein sequence MSTPDEATSDLDTVRERLNVVTQETRFSLVQDILGHPSGLPTLKELDYVNPSRSQTTIRQHLQRLVDAGIVEKVELPEGHRQNDLPYTFYGISEEGRRFLQEHKLLRAEGTLQDIYDRVEKTTEIERYESAPRPEP encoded by the coding sequence ATGAGTACCCCTGATGAGGCCACGAGCGATCTTGACACCGTCCGCGAGCGACTCAACGTCGTCACTCAGGAGACTCGGTTTTCGCTCGTCCAGGACATTCTCGGGCACCCGTCCGGATTGCCGACGCTGAAGGAACTGGACTATGTCAATCCGAGCCGGAGTCAAACGACGATCCGCCAGCATTTGCAGCGCCTCGTTGACGCCGGTATTGTCGAGAAGGTCGAACTCCCCGAGGGCCACCGGCAGAACGATCTGCCGTACACGTTCTATGGGATCAGCGAGGAGGGGCGTCGATTCCTCCAGGAGCACAAGCTCCTGCGCGCTGAGGGGACGCTTCAGGATATCTACGACCGGGTCGAGAAGACTACCGAAATCGAGCGCTACGAGTCAGCCCCGCGTCCTGAGCCGTAG
- a CDS encoding DNA-binding protein translates to MSSNNTRGKVVSVDEQAFEQVGRAAVDADGMAVVEETPAFEAGVEQEVQAKVDANHPDGIADTSEARIHGVTLEQEERIRAREAELERISAQAELGTQEGREQRTRAVAARGSVRRRTKFQKRAASVDPWADPEREDPRAGLTQRELAAVNRQSMRLAERLDGWSRAAIGRRLGEAVADRQELSSAVIEVFEALETAPGQVVPIGKLEDVNRKEVSIEGQIEVLWDSDSPAIAQVGLIADESGQTKVTIWEKSNAPWIEEGEQVRIHGAARNWYEGRVSLAVTGWSTLHFPERGHRWE, encoded by the coding sequence ATGTCTAGTAACAACACACGTGGCAAGGTCGTTTCGGTTGACGAACAGGCGTTCGAACAAGTGGGACGTGCGGCGGTCGATGCGGATGGGATGGCGGTTGTCGAGGAGACGCCGGCGTTCGAGGCGGGGGTCGAACAGGAGGTCCAGGCAAAGGTGGATGCGAATCACCCGGACGGGATCGCGGACACGAGCGAGGCACGGATTCACGGCGTCACCCTCGAACAGGAAGAGCGTATCAGGGCACGGGAGGCTGAATTGGAGCGGATCAGTGCACAGGCCGAACTGGGGACACAGGAGGGACGTGAGCAGCGGACACGGGCGGTGGCAGCGCGGGGGAGCGTCAGGCGGCGGACAAAGTTCCAGAAGCGGGCGGCAAGCGTGGACCCGTGGGCAGACCCGGAGCGCGAGGACCCCCGGGCGGGGCTCACCCAGAGGGAACTGGCGGCGGTGAACAGGCAGTCGATGCGGCTGGCGGAACGACTGGATGGCTGGTCGCGGGCAGCCATCGGACGGCGGCTGGGTGAAGCCGTGGCTGACAGACAGGAGTTGTCGAGTGCGGTCATCGAGGTGTTCGAGGCCCTGGAGACAGCCCCAGGGCAGGTGGTTCCCATCGGGAAGCTCGAGGACGTCAATCGCAAAGAGGTGAGCATCGAAGGTCAAATAGAGGTGCTCTGGGACAGTGACTCACCAGCCATCGCTCAAGTTGGCCTCATCGCGGACGAGAGTGGGCAAACCAAGGTGACGATTTGGGAGAAATCGAATGCCCCGTGGATCGAAGAAGGCGAACAGGTGCGCATCCACGGAGCGGCGAGAAATTGGTACGAAGGGCGCGTCTCACTAGCCGTCACTGGGTGGTCGACCCTGCATTTCCCGGAGCGCGGTCACCGGTGGGAATAG
- a CDS encoding type II toxin-antitoxin system RelE family toxin — MTDVEITPQADEHLAQLEQETRERILKKLAEAKDWTEHRLDPLSGYPYYKLRAGDYRALITWDRDNDVLVVEAVGHRRNVYDRHLPP, encoded by the coding sequence ATGACTGATGTTGAGATTACGCCGCAAGCAGACGAGCATCTCGCACAACTCGAGCAGGAAACCCGTGAGCGCATCCTGAAGAAACTCGCCGAGGCCAAGGATTGGACGGAACATCGACTTGACCCGCTTTCCGGGTATCCGTACTACAAACTCCGAGCGGGCGACTACCGAGCGCTCATCACTTGGGATCGGGACAACGATGTCCTCGTTGTCGAGGCGGTCGGTCACCGGCGTAATGTCTACGACCGCCACCTCCCACCCTGA
- a CDS encoding RNA-guided endonuclease InsQ/TnpB family protein: protein MNYNYRYRLNPSDNLRERLAWTVDTCRQVYNHFLHRLNRHDDTSSYSEQKRLPDLKNWWTDLRDVHSKVLQKVVQRLYDNLSTLKGRKQNGYSVGELKWKAPGEYQSFTYSQSGFKLKNTSGRTRLWLSKIGDIPITFHRDLPDDATIKTVTVKREPTGNWYAILGVETPNDPPEKPDEVTDAVGIDVGILKYVHDSDGTAVESPDFSEERERLERAQRNLSRKEHGSNNWEEQRKTVARRHADLKRKRRDFLHKLSAYYAREYDLVAVEDLDAKGLVELPGNSRNRAGASWGTFLRMLEYKCEREGTHFVAVDPRGTTKGCASCGVETDKPLWVREHSCPSCGFEADRDANASWNILSRGLEQVGTGCPESTPVETALPTDTDSVSAKRVVEAGSPTLKERTASAVSE from the coding sequence ATGAACTACAACTACAGGTATCGGCTAAACCCGTCTGACAACCTCCGCGAGCGATTAGCGTGGACTGTCGATACCTGTAGGCAGGTCTACAACCATTTCCTCCACCGCCTCAACCGCCACGACGACACTTCATCGTACTCCGAGCAGAAGCGCCTGCCGGACCTGAAAAACTGGTGGACCGACCTGCGAGACGTTCACTCGAAGGTGTTGCAGAAAGTCGTCCAGCGGTTGTACGACAACCTCTCGACACTCAAAGGCCGGAAGCAGAACGGCTACAGCGTCGGGGAGTTGAAGTGGAAAGCACCGGGAGAGTACCAATCGTTCACCTACAGTCAGTCCGGCTTCAAACTCAAAAACACGAGTGGTCGGACTCGACTCTGGCTCTCGAAGATTGGTGACATTCCCATCACGTTCCACCGCGACCTGCCCGACGACGCCACCATCAAGACCGTCACGGTCAAACGCGAACCCACCGGCAACTGGTACGCCATCCTCGGCGTCGAAACGCCCAACGACCCACCCGAGAAGCCCGACGAAGTGACTGACGCAGTTGGCATCGACGTTGGTATCCTGAAATACGTCCACGATAGCGACGGGACCGCTGTCGAGTCGCCGGACTTCTCCGAGGAACGCGAGCGGTTGGAACGCGCTCAACGTAATCTCTCGCGGAAGGAACACGGCTCGAACAACTGGGAGGAACAACGCAAGACGGTCGCTCGACGCCACGCCGACCTGAAGCGCAAGCGACGTGACTTCCTGCACAAACTCTCGGCGTACTACGCCCGTGAGTACGACCTTGTGGCGGTCGAGGACTTGGACGCGAAGGGACTGGTCGAACTTCCGGGCAACTCTCGGAACCGCGCCGGGGCCTCATGGGGGACGTTCCTGCGAATGCTCGAATACAAGTGTGAGCGGGAAGGAACGCACTTCGTCGCCGTGGACCCCCGAGGCACGACCAAAGGGTGCGCGTCATGTGGCGTCGAGACGGACAAACCGTTGTGGGTACGCGAGCATTCGTGTCCGTCGTGTGGGTTTGAGGCGGACAGAGACGCGAATGCGTCGTGGAACATTCTTTCTCGCGGTCTCGAACAGGTAGGGACGGGCTGTCCCGAATCAACGCCTGTGGAGACTGCGCTCCCTACGGACACCGATTCGGTGTCTGCAAAGCGCGTCGTGGAAGCAGGAAGCCCCACCCTCAAGGAGCGAACCGCGTCAGCGGTGAGCGAGTAG
- a CDS encoding nucleotidyl transferase AbiEii/AbiGii toxin family protein: MISQDRLRILARELGVRQGYAEKNYVNSWLLWGIFTSDYGDNLLFKGGTALSKLYFPQSWRFSEDLDFGVEGEYQGSKQELRTVLDAIADRSGIEFEIREHHESQQDHYPTHYVDISIQYRAVLNHPNTTSIDVMVDEHVSFDPVQRTHAYEDVPEFDLQAYSVEEIFAEKLRALYQRGAARDYYDLYQLLETDSVNINFADVGPAFDAKCKHDGLTGDLNDGLPDEQQETIRYQWETTLPDLTGDPPAFEMVWEQLDTAISQQGSS, translated from the coding sequence GTGATCAGTCAGGACCGGCTCCGGATTCTCGCTCGCGAGCTGGGCGTTCGGCAAGGATACGCCGAAAAGAACTACGTCAATTCGTGGCTCCTCTGGGGCATCTTCACGAGCGACTACGGGGACAACCTCCTGTTCAAAGGCGGAACCGCGCTGTCCAAACTGTATTTCCCGCAGTCGTGGCGATTCTCGGAGGACCTCGACTTTGGCGTCGAAGGGGAGTACCAGGGGTCCAAACAAGAGCTCCGAACGGTCCTCGATGCGATTGCCGACCGCTCTGGCATCGAATTCGAGATTCGAGAGCACCACGAATCCCAGCAGGACCACTACCCGACCCACTATGTCGACATCAGCATTCAGTACCGGGCCGTCCTCAACCACCCCAACACGACCAGCATCGACGTGATGGTCGACGAGCACGTCTCTTTCGACCCTGTTCAGCGCACTCACGCGTACGAAGACGTGCCCGAATTCGACCTTCAGGCGTACAGCGTCGAGGAGATCTTCGCCGAAAAGCTCCGAGCGCTCTACCAGCGCGGAGCCGCCCGTGACTACTATGACCTCTATCAGCTGCTCGAAACCGATTCGGTCAACATCAACTTTGCCGACGTGGGGCCCGCCTTCGACGCGAAGTGCAAACACGATGGGCTCACCGGTGATCTGAACGACGGACTCCCAGACGAGCAACAAGAGACGATCCGCTACCAGTGGGAGACCACGCTGCCGGATCTGACCGGTGATCCGCCGGCGTTCGAGATGGTCTGGGAACAGTTGGACACGGCGATCTCCCAACAGGGATCGTCGTAG
- a CDS encoding DUF2080 family transposase-associated protein: MERFTINGHEVVDGDVKATGNGAHVYVPKRWRGADVKVVRTSDPDDE; the protein is encoded by the coding sequence ATGGAACGGTTCACAATCAACGGCCACGAAGTTGTGGACGGCGACGTGAAAGCCACCGGCAACGGCGCTCACGTCTACGTCCCGAAACGCTGGCGTGGTGCGGACGTGAAAGTCGTCCGTACTTCTGACCCCGACGACGAATAG
- a CDS encoding ribbon-helix-helix domain-containing protein: MSTETDASNDRMEKINVRVPQALLEQLDEEWERRGYSSKSEAIRDALRDWVNPPATLSEETLEDLGVSRQQRERGDTRSLDAVAEDYDVDLDE, encoded by the coding sequence ATGAGCACCGAGACGGACGCGAGCAATGACCGGATGGAGAAAATTAATGTTCGTGTTCCACAGGCGCTCCTTGAGCAGCTTGACGAGGAGTGGGAACGCCGTGGCTACTCGAGCAAGTCGGAGGCGATTCGTGATGCACTTCGTGACTGGGTGAACCCGCCCGCGACGCTGTCAGAGGAGACACTTGAGGACCTGGGGGTGAGTCGCCAGCAGCGCGAGCGCGGCGACACCCGGTCGCTGGACGCCGTCGCCGAGGACTACGACGTCGATCTCGACGAGTAG